Below is a genomic region from Phycobacter azelaicus.
GCCGAGCCGTCAACACAAGTCGCCTCCCCCGCACCGGCGGCCAGCATGGCAAGACCAAAGCCGCCCACATGGGAAAACACGTCCAGCACCTTGGCTCCCGGCGCCACCAGCCGCGCGGCGAAAGCGTGGTTTTCGCGCTGATCGAAGAACAGGCCCGTCTTTTGCCCACCGGTGAGGTCGGCCATATAGGTCGCACCATTCATGACCACCGGAACCGGCACGGTGGGCGCTTCGCCCAACAGGGTCGCGTTCTGATCGTCAAGCCCTTCAAGGCTCCGCGTACGACCCGAGGCGTTCTTGAGGATCACTTCGGCGCCCGTGACCTCGGCCAAAGCTGCCGTCAGCGCGTCAAGATGCGCCTCGGCCCAGGCAGCATTCGGCTGCACCACGCAGGCCGCGCCAAATCGGTCGATCACAACGCCGGGCAGACCGTCCGCCTCGGCATGGACCAGACGGTAACAAGGCGCATCATAAAGCTGGGCCCGCATATCCTGCGCCCGTTTCAGCCGGGCCGCGAACCAGGCTTGATCGATCACCGCTTCGGGGTCGCGATCCAGCATCCGGGCGATGATCTTGCTTTCAGAATTTACCGCGACCAGCCCCAAGGGGCGCATCGCCTCATCCTCCAGCACCGCCAAAGTGCCCGGCGCCAGCTTGCGGGTGCGCCGGTCGGTGACCAGCTCATTGGCATAGACCCAAGGGAAGCCGTGGCGGATCGCACGGGCGTTCGCCTTGGGCTTCAGTTTTACGCGGGCGCGCTGGGGCGCAGAGGGGGTGGAGGCTGTATCTGTCATGCCCCCTCATAGCCCCGCAAGCGACCCGAGGGAAGTGGTCTGGTCAAAGGGGGCTAGCGATCGCGGCTACGCCATCCGCCACGCCTACGCGGGCGGGCCATCTCTGCCAGGCCTTCGCTCAGAACCGAGCACATGGGGTGCTGTGGCTGGGCTTCGCTATATCGCCCAAGCAGCGCACGGATGGCCTCGCGGTTGTCAAATTCAGCCGACAGGCTCAGCGCCCAGTCAAGAAAGATGCTGCGACACTGGCTGGCGTCGATGCCCTCGATGCGAAAGGCCTCGCGGATCAGCCCCTTAGGATCCAGCGGATCCTGATCATTGCGTGCTGGCATCGGCCCCTTCCCGTTTCAAAGCCGCATCTATTATGTCTGCGCAGGCGGTGTAACGCGCAGCGAGGTCCTGCTCAAGCGCCACGAGCGTGTCGAACCCGCTGCTGCGACACAGGAACATAGCGACGCCCTCCCCCAATGTTGCCGCATCGAGCCCCTTGGGAGACAGCAGCCGCGCCGCCGTCTGCACCGACCAATATAGGGCGTAGGCACCGCGCAGGGCATCACTTTCTGCGGCACTCAGCCAACCACAGGCGACAGCCGCCTGCAGACCACCTGCCACATCCCGCACGCCCGACGCCGACAAGAGCGCCCCTGCCTGTGCCACTAGCTCGATATCCATCATCCGCCCGGCGCCGGTCTTGGCATCCCAGATCCCGGCTGGCGCCTTGGCTGCAGCGATGCGGGCCCGCATGTTAGAAACCTCGGTCAGGATCTGCGTCTTGTCGCGGCTACGCGACAGAACCTGATCGCGGATCGCTTCGATGTCGGCGCACAGGTCATCCGGCCCCGCGATGGCACGGGCGCGGGTCAGGGCCAGATGCTCCCAGACCCAGGCCTCGTTCTGCTGATAGTTGGTAAAGCTGGCAAGGCTGGTCGCCACAGGCCCCTGGTTGCCCGAGGGGCGCAGGCGCATGTCCACCTCGTAAAGCCGTCCCTGCGCCATCGGCGCGGTCAGCGCGGTGATCAGAGCCTGGGTCAGGCGCGCGAAATAGGGCCGCGTCGCCAGCGGGCGTTTGCCGTCCGATGCCTCCACCTCTTGCGGGTCATAGATCACGATCACATCCAGGTCGGACTGCGCGTTGATCCGTCCCGCGCCCAGCGAGCCCATGGCGACGACCGCCGCCCCGCGCCCGGGGGCGGCCCCGTGTTTCGCCGCAAACTGCGCCTCGACGCAGGGCACCAGGGCGGCGATCACCGCCTCGGCCAGCTCGGCATACTGCACGCCTGCGGCCTCTGCATCGATCAGCCCGCGCAGGTGATGCACCCCGATGCGGAAATGCCATTCCTTGCACCAGCGCCGAGCGGTATCCAACTGCGCCTCATAATCACCTTCCGCCTCCAGCAAGGCTTCAAGCTGCTGGGTGAGGGCCTCCCGCCCCGGCCAGGGATCGAAGAACGAGCCGCCAATCACCGCATCAAAAACGCCGGAATTGCGCGACAGGAAGGTGGCCAGTTCCGCCGAGGTGCCGACGATATCCACAAGAAGATCCATCAGCTGCGGGTTGGCCTCGAACAGGGAAAACAGCTGCACTCCAGCGGGCAGACCGGCCAGGAACCCATCGAGCGCCAAGAGCGCCTCTCCGGGCTTGGCGGTACGGGCAAGTCGAGCCAAAAGCTCCGGCTTCAGCCGTTCGAAGATCTGTGCCCCTCGCGCCGAGCGCAGCGCAGGATAGGTGGGCCAGCGGGCGATGACGCTCTCATCCAGCCCCTCGGGCACCGCAGGCGCTGCAGCCGGAGCGGCATCGGGCGCAAAGAAATCCTCGGTCAGCTCATGCACCTCTGTCAGACGGCTGCGGATCTCGTCTTGCAGATCCTTCGGATCGCGCCCCATGAGGCAGGCAACACGGGCAATGCCGTCTTCGGATTGCGGCATTCGGTGGGTCTGGGCGTCATGGACCATCTGGATGCGATGCTCCACCTCACGATGGAAGCGGTAGTGATCGGTGAGGGTTTCGGCCACATCACCGGGGATCCAGCCTTTGCCGGCAAGCGCCGCAAGCCCTTCGACGGTGCCGCGCAGGCGCAGGCTTTCATCGCGCCCGCCCGCGATCAACTGCCGGGTCTGAGTAAAGAACTCGATCTCTCGAATGCCGCCACGCCCCAGTTTCATGTCATGGCCGGGCACGGTAATGGCGCCGCCGGTGCCCTTGGTTTCGCGGATCCTGAGGCGCATGTCGTGGGCGTCCTGAATGGCGGCAAAATCCAGGTGCCGCCGCCAGATAAAGGGTCGCAGGGAAGCGAGGAACTTTTCCCCCGCAGCGATATCCCCAGCGCAGGCGCGGGCTTTGATATAGGCGGCGCGCTCCCAGGTGCGGCCCAGGCTTTCGTAATAGCGTTCGGCCGCCTCCATCGCGAGTGCAACAGGCGTGACGGAGGGATCGGGTCGCAGACGCAGATCGGTGCGGAACACATAGCCATCACCGGTCTTGTCGCTGAGCAGCGCGCACATATTTCGGGTCGCACGCACCATGCCCTGCCGCGCTTCGTAAAAGTCTTCAGGCGCGAACCGGGTTTCGTCGAAAAGGCAGATCAAGTCGATATCCGAGGAATAGTTGAGCTCATGGGCGCCCATCTTGCCCATGGCAAGGATGCTGAGGCCACCCGCCGTTTCGACATCGTCCTCACACAGCCCCGGAAGCTTCTTGCGCCGAATCAAAGCGGCAATCTCTGATTTGATCGCCACATCAGCGCAAAGCGCCCCAAAATCCGTCAACGCACCCGTCACCTCTTCAAGTGGCCAGACACCGCCAAGATCACACAGGGCTGTCAAAAGCGCGACCCGCCGCTTTGCCTGACGCAGACCGGGTTTAAGCTGG
It encodes:
- a CDS encoding RSP_2647 family RNA methyltransferase, which translates into the protein MTDTASTPSAPQRARVKLKPKANARAIRHGFPWVYANELVTDRRTRKLAPGTLAVLEDEAMRPLGLVAVNSESKIIARMLDRDPEAVIDQAWFAARLKRAQDMRAQLYDAPCYRLVHAEADGLPGVVIDRFGAACVVQPNAAWAEAHLDALTAALAEVTGAEVILKNASGRTRSLEGLDDQNATLLGEAPTVPVPVVMNGATYMADLTGGQKTGLFFDQRENHAFAARLVAPGAKVLDVFSHVGGFGLAMLAAGAGEATCVDGSAAALQLAGQGAAAAGWQDRFTARQGDAFDVLTALGAEGAQFDVVICDPPAFAPSKNALEAGLRAYERVAKLAAPLVAPGGYLGLCSCSHAADLTRFRNASARGIGKAGRRGQLIHTGYAGPDHPQMPQLAESGYLKAVFFRLD
- a CDS encoding glutamine-synthetase adenylyltransferase gives rise to the protein MTDAFDISRLPHAFDPVLGKEARALVPGLANEAADLVAGAGGSSPYLMGLISREGDWLAEALAAPRRALDLVFADCRQLPRDQLKPGLRQAKRRVALLTALCDLGGVWPLEEVTGALTDFGALCADVAIKSEIAALIRRKKLPGLCEDDVETAGGLSILAMGKMGAHELNYSSDIDLICLFDETRFAPEDFYEARQGMVRATRNMCALLSDKTGDGYVFRTDLRLRPDPSVTPVALAMEAAERYYESLGRTWERAAYIKARACAGDIAAGEKFLASLRPFIWRRHLDFAAIQDAHDMRLRIRETKGTGGAITVPGHDMKLGRGGIREIEFFTQTRQLIAGGRDESLRLRGTVEGLAALAGKGWIPGDVAETLTDHYRFHREVEHRIQMVHDAQTHRMPQSEDGIARVACLMGRDPKDLQDEIRSRLTEVHELTEDFFAPDAAPAAAPAVPEGLDESVIARWPTYPALRSARGAQIFERLKPELLARLARTAKPGEALLALDGFLAGLPAGVQLFSLFEANPQLMDLLVDIVGTSAELATFLSRNSGVFDAVIGGSFFDPWPGREALTQQLEALLEAEGDYEAQLDTARRWCKEWHFRIGVHHLRGLIDAEAAGVQYAELAEAVIAALVPCVEAQFAAKHGAAPGRGAAVVAMGSLGAGRINAQSDLDVIVIYDPQEVEASDGKRPLATRPYFARLTQALITALTAPMAQGRLYEVDMRLRPSGNQGPVATSLASFTNYQQNEAWVWEHLALTRARAIAGPDDLCADIEAIRDQVLSRSRDKTQILTEVSNMRARIAAAKAPAGIWDAKTGAGRMMDIELVAQAGALLSASGVRDVAGGLQAAVACGWLSAAESDALRGAYALYWSVQTAARLLSPKGLDAATLGEGVAMFLCRSSGFDTLVALEQDLAARYTACADIIDAALKREGADASTQ